The sequence GCATCTACAAAGAGAAAAATGGGGCCAAACTGATTTTGAGGTTAGGCAGTGAAATTATGTAATCCCTATTTGACTTTGGAGCATTcaggtttaattaattaataaccgtGAGGAGGGGGGGAAAGGCAATGtttaagtattatttaagttttttaggaccacttttaaataatttaatttaccttaAATCAATTGGGAATTGTACGAAATCGAGAACCCTTCGCACTGCAAAAAATTCTGACACCAACAAAATGAAATGGTGAAGGCGCTAGGGTGACATTGACACATGTCATCgtcattttaaggttatgtaaGACTGTCATGGGCACGTATttaacataaccttaaaaaaacagctgattttgacatttttattgtaatcttGTGTTGACGTGGAACCCTGTTGgagaaagttttttttgaatttaccatTAGTTtggcaattaattaattaccatATTTAACGCGGGTGATGAATGAAAGTGCATAAAATCTCGTGTAAACCGTCCTCAGCATAGCCATGGCTGTAGGTTTGCATCGTTTTTATCAATAATCATATTAGCTAactcagaaaattatttcagcCCTCACAGAAAAGTACCAAACAAGCCACCAAAGGATCCAAACAAATTGTGGAGGACAATAAGGCCACTTTAAGCTTCTACAGAAATATGGCTATGATTGCTAATGGGTTTTCTTTAGCTATTTTGGTCTTTTACAGCTCCACTATAAATATTGTaagatatataatattattgattacCATGAATTTCAATGGCCACTTTGTTGTAggttttgtatttgttttccaTAGCAGTATACATTGGAGCATATCAATTTATGGCATATATGGCCAGGTCTAAATATTCAGAGACTGGACAGCTTTTGGATAGTGGAACTGATTTAAATATGGAAGGTGGCATAGCCGAGTAAGTGAAAAGAGGGTTTTCcgattattttctgtttaattaatttttttttagaaatgtaaaAGACGTAATAATCCTTACTGCAGCATGTCAAGTATTGGCAGCCATAATTTCAAACTATTTTTGGCTGTTATGGCTGTTGGCTCCTGTGAGAATAGCTTGGATTATATGGAAAAACATTTTGTCCCCATACTTTTTCCAATCAGCTCCAGAGACTGATCCACAAATGGAtgacaaaaaaatgaaaaaaatggagAGAAAGCAAAAACGAATGGCCAACTTCAGGTAGCTTTAATAGGACAAACTTCGAATGTGTGTTAGTGTATGTGTggtaaattataaaagttttttttgttcccacttttgtgttttatttaaataaataactgttTAGTTTGCATATCAGTTAACATGCATAGAAGGCAGGCAATGGCctaattatttacaataatagaaaataattagtGTCAAAAACTGAATGGGTCCAATTGGTGTTCACATAGTGTGAATGCCCATGAAattacttgttttatttttaaattggtaCTTGTGCGGTTAAGATGTTAAACAGAATCAGTGATTTTGATCATAGGGTAAGTACTtataagtcatttaatttatgcAATGTTTAAATTATTGGTTTATATAGATAGGTCATTCATATGGTCCAAGCACCATTTATATACAAGAAAGGAAGATTCCTGTTCCTTATTTTGTGCCCACCAGTCAAACTCCTGACTGTAATATGGCTAAAGATTCACATTCTTATAGACACATGATGCCATTTCACTTCTTTTTCCCTTTAACCCTTTTAGGTAAGCATTAGTTTAGTATACTCATTTTagaatatgttaatttttctaaaCATTTCAGGCACTTTTCTGCTATTTTCCCTACTAACTTTAGGGCTTTTCCTGCTATTGGATAGAACTAGATTTACATCGGTAGTAACTGGACGAATTCAAGACCAAAACTCCTTAAAATCTTTGGAGAAAATGGTCCTTAAGGGCATCCAAGACtatgataaattaaataaaggatag comes from Anthonomus grandis grandis chromosome 4, icAntGran1.3, whole genome shotgun sequence and encodes:
- the LOC126735781 gene encoding transmembrane protein 208 — translated: MAPSQKSTKQATKGSKQIVEDNKATLSFYRNMAMIANGFSLAILVFYSSTINIVLYLFSIAVYIGAYQFMAYMARSKYSETGQLLDSGTDLNMEGGIAENVKDVIILTAACQVLAAIISNYFWLLWLLAPVRIAWIIWKNILSPYFFQSAPETDPQMDDKKMKKMERKQKRMANFR